In one Paenibacillus sp. JQZ6Y-1 genomic region, the following are encoded:
- a CDS encoding DUF4097 family beta strand repeat-containing protein, producing the protein MKRSLYIPIIIILIIAVIVIAYIVYQRMNSSEALHEQKTIPAASITSMKIDTTAPDVEITPGEQSDIVVTLDGDISPRLKGKYTFNVTADQNVMNVQLATDNNTLGIKLDEISDLKLMITVPQKEWDQIQVTTTSGDITLHNLAANMLQSQTSSGEQHVSGLKISGTGTIKTTSGDIDAQQNEINTGQWETTSGVIQSQQLSGQSAALQTSSGAIKYTQAQPLPNVELTTSSGDVDAVLNGSTDSLQLQFTSNSGTADIGVDGMLYKDKSEHSALGVKGEGEPQQRITVNTSSGDLKVSQ; encoded by the coding sequence TTGAAACGCTCATTGTATATCCCCATCATTATTATTCTTATTATCGCAGTTATCGTTATTGCCTATATCGTGTATCAACGGATGAACAGCTCAGAAGCACTGCATGAGCAGAAGACTATACCTGCCGCATCCATTACAAGCATGAAGATTGATACAACGGCTCCTGATGTGGAGATTACACCAGGGGAGCAGAGTGATATTGTCGTTACACTAGACGGTGATATTAGCCCGCGCTTAAAGGGTAAATATACATTCAATGTGACAGCAGATCAGAACGTGATGAATGTTCAGCTAGCGACCGACAATAATACACTCGGCATCAAGCTAGATGAGATTAGCGACTTAAAGCTGATGATCACCGTTCCGCAAAAAGAATGGGATCAGATTCAAGTAACGACCACGTCGGGCGACATCACCTTGCATAATCTGGCAGCCAATATGCTGCAATCCCAAACAAGCTCTGGTGAGCAGCATGTGAGCGGCTTGAAAATATCCGGCACTGGCACCATCAAAACGACTAGCGGTGATATTGATGCCCAGCAAAATGAAATCAATACTGGACAATGGGAAACGACCAGCGGAGTCATCCAATCCCAGCAATTGTCCGGTCAAAGTGCAGCGCTACAAACCTCCTCTGGCGCTATCAAGTATACACAGGCACAACCATTGCCTAATGTTGAATTGACAACATCTAGTGGGGATGTCGATGCTGTACTGAACGGCAGCACAGATTCCTTGCAGCTACAATTCACGAGCAACTCCGGTACCGCCGATATTGGTGTGGACGGCATGCTGTATAAGGATAAATCGGAGCATAGCGCGCTTGGTGTCAAAGGCGAAGGCGAGCCGCAACAACGCATTACCGTGAACACCAGCTCCGGCGATTTGAAAGTGAGCCAGTAA